Proteins encoded together in one Caloramator mitchellensis window:
- the eutA gene encoding ethanolamine ammonia-lyase reactivating factor EutA, with product MKEEIISVGIDIGTSTTQLIFSKLIIENTASAFTIPKIKIVDKQVFFKSEIYFTPLISSTEIDMEKVKKIIEIEYSKAGIKPEDVKTGAVIITGETARKKNANNVLNSLSKFAGEFVVATAGPELEAIIAGRGAGAENISKENDYCVANIDIGGGTTNIAVFDSGEVVDTCALDVGGRLIKFDENNRKINYASNKIIELAKELGIDLKLDDEITLGKIKIICSRMAEILEEVFGLRARSKLLEKMLITKPLNLNYKIDSITFSGGVADFIYNQSDNYLAFNDIGIVLGEAISKSSLFKKLKVFKPQETIRATVIGSGMHTVELSGSTIMYSKDIFPIKNIPVIRLNNESDYKLFSSEIEQKINWFIANEELQNIAIAFKGTKNPSFNNVSSLAEKIITGLNKLVENRLPIIVIVENDFAKALGHSIVNKLNKKNDVVCIDGIRVENGDFVDIGKPISNGRVVPIVIKTLLFK from the coding sequence TTGAAAGAGGAAATAATCAGCGTAGGTATCGATATTGGAACAAGCACAACCCAGCTTATTTTTAGCAAGCTTATTATTGAAAATACTGCTTCAGCTTTTACTATTCCTAAAATAAAAATTGTTGATAAGCAGGTGTTTTTTAAAAGCGAAATTTATTTTACTCCACTTATATCTTCTACGGAAATCGATATGGAGAAGGTAAAAAAAATTATAGAAATTGAATATTCTAAAGCAGGAATTAAACCTGAAGATGTTAAAACTGGTGCGGTAATAATCACTGGAGAAACTGCAAGAAAGAAAAATGCTAACAATGTGTTAAATTCATTAAGTAAATTTGCAGGCGAATTTGTTGTTGCAACTGCTGGTCCTGAACTTGAGGCTATTATTGCTGGAAGAGGAGCAGGAGCTGAAAATATATCCAAAGAAAATGACTATTGCGTAGCTAATATAGATATCGGCGGAGGAACGACAAATATTGCTGTTTTTGACAGTGGTGAAGTTGTAGATACGTGTGCCTTGGATGTAGGTGGAAGGTTAATAAAGTTTGATGAAAATAATAGAAAAATTAATTATGCATCAAACAAAATCATTGAACTAGCAAAGGAATTAGGCATTGATTTGAAATTAGATGATGAAATTACTCTTGGAAAAATAAAAATTATTTGTTCACGAATGGCTGAAATATTAGAAGAAGTATTTGGATTGAGAGCAAGAAGCAAATTATTAGAAAAAATGCTTATTACTAAACCCTTAAATTTGAACTATAAAATAGACTCTATAACCTTTTCAGGAGGCGTAGCTGACTTCATTTATAATCAATCTGATAATTACTTAGCCTTTAATGACATCGGAATTGTTTTAGGTGAAGCAATCTCAAAATCTAGTTTATTTAAAAAGCTTAAAGTTTTTAAACCTCAAGAAACGATAAGGGCTACTGTTATAGGTTCTGGTATGCATACAGTAGAACTTAGCGGTAGCACTATAATGTATTCAAAAGATATATTTCCGATTAAAAATATTCCAGTAATAAGATTAAACAATGAAAGTGATTATAAATTATTTTCAAGCGAAATAGAACAAAAAATTAATTGGTTCATTGCAAATGAAGAATTACAAAATATAGCGATTGCTTTCAAAGGAACAAAAAATCCAAGCTTTAATAATGTAAGTTCTTTGGCAGAAAAAATAATAACAGGCTTGAATAAATTAGTTGAAAACAGATTACCTATAATTGTCATTGTCGAAAATGATTTTGCAAAAGCATTAGGTCATTCTATAGTAAATAAACTTAACAAAAAAAATGATGTTGTATGTATTGATGGAATTAGGGTAGAGAATGGTGATTTTGTTGATATTGGGAAACCTATATCAAATGGTAGGGTAGTCCCAATTGTAATAAAAACATTATTATTCAAATAA
- a CDS encoding ethanolamine ammonia-lyase subunit EutB, protein MRLKTKLFGKTYQFGSVKEVLAKANEEKSGDKLAGIAASSVTERIAAKEVLSNLTLNDLRNNPVVPYEIDEVTRVIQDSVNERIYEEIKNWTVAELREWILNDKTSGDDIKRISRGLTSEMVAAVAKLMSNLDLIYGASKIRISAHCNSTIGLKGTLAARLQPNHPTDDIDGIMVSIMEGLSYGVGDAVIGLNPVDDTVDNVYKILKKFDEFKKKWEIPTQICVLAHVTTQMECIRKGAPTDLIFQSIAGSQKGNEAFGISVKLLDEAYDLALKQGTATGPNVMYFETGQGSELSSDSHHGADQVTMEARCYGLAKRYKPFMVNTVVGFIGPEYLYDSKQVIRAGLEDHFMGKLTGIPMGVDACYTNHMKADQNDVENLAVLLTAAGCNYFMGIPAGDDVMLNYQCTGYHETPTLRELLGLRPIKEFEIWLEKMGFMQNGKLTNKAGDASVFLK, encoded by the coding sequence TTGAGATTAAAGACAAAATTGTTCGGAAAAACTTATCAATTTGGTTCTGTTAAAGAAGTTCTAGCAAAAGCAAATGAAGAAAAATCAGGAGATAAATTGGCAGGTATTGCAGCTTCTTCTGTTACTGAAAGAATTGCTGCAAAAGAAGTTTTAAGCAATTTAACCCTAAACGATTTAAGAAATAATCCTGTAGTTCCTTATGAAATTGATGAGGTTACTAGAGTAATTCAGGATTCAGTTAACGAAAGAATTTATGAAGAAATTAAAAATTGGACAGTAGCAGAACTTAGAGAATGGATATTGAATGATAAGACTTCAGGTGATGACATAAAGAGAATCAGCAGAGGTCTTACTAGTGAAATGGTTGCAGCAGTTGCGAAACTCATGTCAAATCTAGATTTGATATATGGTGCAAGCAAAATAAGAATAAGTGCTCACTGCAACTCAACAATTGGCCTTAAAGGGACACTGGCAGCTAGATTGCAACCAAATCACCCAACTGATGATATTGATGGAATAATGGTTTCAATTATGGAAGGACTAAGCTATGGGGTTGGTGATGCTGTAATTGGATTAAACCCTGTAGATGACACTGTTGATAATGTCTATAAAATATTAAAGAAGTTTGATGAGTTTAAAAAGAAGTGGGAAATTCCAACTCAAATTTGTGTTCTTGCTCATGTTACGACTCAAATGGAATGTATAAGAAAAGGAGCACCAACAGACCTTATCTTCCAGAGTATTGCAGGGTCACAAAAAGGGAATGAAGCATTTGGTATAAGCGTTAAATTATTGGATGAAGCTTACGATTTAGCTCTAAAACAAGGAACAGCAACAGGTCCAAACGTAATGTATTTTGAAACTGGACAAGGCTCAGAATTATCTTCTGATTCGCATCATGGTGCTGACCAAGTAACCATGGAAGCCAGATGCTATGGATTAGCAAAAAGATATAAACCGTTTATGGTAAATACTGTTGTTGGTTTTATAGGACCGGAATATCTATATGACAGCAAGCAAGTAATCAGGGCAGGCCTTGAAGATCATTTTATGGGCAAACTTACTGGAATTCCAATGGGTGTTGATGCTTGTTATACCAATCATATGAAGGCGGATCAGAATGATGTTGAAAATTTAGCGGTTCTATTGACTGCTGCAGGGTGTAACTATTTCATGGGAATTCCTGCTGGGGATGACGTAATGCTTAATTATCAATGCACAGGATATCATGAAACTCCTACATTAAGAGAATTACTTGGATTAAGACCTATAAAAGAATTTGAAATTTGGCTTGAAAAAATGGGATTTATGCAAAATGGCAAATTGACTAATAAAGCTGGGGATGCATCAGTTTTTTTGAAATGA
- a CDS encoding ethanolamine ammonia-lyase subunit EutB: MILKTKLFGRIYSFKDIKEVLAKANEEKSGDKLLGIAAETVQERIAAKIVLSNLTLEDLRNNPTIPYEEDEVTRVIDEQVNESIYKEVKSWTVGKLREYILDHKTTGEDIKRISNGLTSEMIAGVAKLMSNMDLVYGASKIKIWAKANTEIGKPGTLSFRLQPNHPTDDIDGIIASIMEGLSYGCGDAIIGVNPVEDTVENTKKIMNEIHNFMIKWSIPTQTCVLSHITTQMEAVRQGAPVSVFFQSVAGSEKANTAFGVSKDILDEAFELIKKYGTAPGPNLMYFETGQGSEMSLNADHGVDEMTLEARTYGFAKRYKPFMVNNVSGFIGPETLYNGKEIIRASLEDHFMGKLTGLPMGMAPCYTNHVNADQNDQETATMLLTMAGANYFMGVPVGDDVMLSYQDTSYHDDATLRELLNLKPAEEFFNWLVEMGIMDKNGRLTEFAGDPSIFLK; this comes from the coding sequence ATGATACTCAAAACAAAACTGTTTGGAAGGATATATTCTTTTAAAGACATTAAAGAAGTATTGGCAAAAGCAAATGAAGAAAAATCTGGTGATAAGCTTTTGGGGATAGCAGCTGAAACGGTTCAAGAAAGAATAGCAGCTAAAATAGTTTTAAGCAATTTGACATTAGAGGATTTAAGAAATAATCCAACTATTCCATATGAAGAAGATGAAGTAACAAGAGTAATAGATGAACAGGTAAATGAAAGTATTTATAAAGAGGTTAAATCATGGACAGTAGGCAAGTTAAGAGAATATATTTTGGATCACAAAACAACTGGTGAAGATATTAAAAGAATTAGTAATGGTTTAACATCTGAAATGATTGCAGGTGTAGCAAAGTTAATGTCTAATATGGATTTGGTTTACGGAGCCAGCAAAATAAAGATTTGGGCTAAGGCTAATACTGAAATAGGTAAACCGGGGACATTGTCCTTTAGATTGCAACCCAATCATCCAACAGATGATATAGATGGGATAATAGCTTCAATAATGGAAGGATTATCATATGGATGTGGAGATGCAATAATTGGTGTTAATCCTGTAGAAGACACAGTTGAAAATACTAAAAAGATAATGAATGAAATTCATAATTTTATGATTAAATGGAGTATACCTACTCAAACATGCGTTTTATCACACATAACAACTCAAATGGAGGCAGTAAGACAAGGTGCACCAGTGTCAGTTTTCTTTCAGAGCGTGGCTGGTAGTGAAAAGGCAAATACGGCTTTTGGCGTTAGCAAGGATATTCTTGATGAAGCATTTGAACTAATAAAGAAATATGGAACTGCACCCGGTCCTAATCTTATGTATTTTGAAACTGGTCAAGGTTCTGAAATGTCCCTGAATGCAGATCATGGGGTAGATGAAATGACACTCGAGGCAAGAACTTATGGATTTGCTAAAAGATATAAGCCTTTTATGGTTAACAATGTTTCAGGATTTATAGGTCCAGAGACTCTTTATAATGGTAAAGAGATAATTAGAGCAAGTTTAGAAGACCATTTTATGGGTAAGTTGACAGGTTTACCTATGGGTATGGCGCCATGTTATACAAATCATGTTAATGCAGATCAAAATGATCAAGAAACAGCAACTATGTTGCTTACCATGGCAGGGGCAAACTACTTTATGGGTGTTCCAGTAGGTGATGATGTAATGCTAAGCTACCAAGATACAAGTTATCATGATGATGCTACCTTAAGAGAGTTGTTAAATTTAAAACCCGCCGAGGAGTTCTTCAACTGGTTAGTTGAAATGGGAATAATGGATAAAAACGGAAGACTCACTGAATTTGCAGGAGATCCTTCTATATTCTTGAAATAA
- the eutC gene encoding ethanolamine ammonia-lyase subunit EutC, whose product MVKEDDLRKIVEQVLTEMGYSSLPEKAINTIKEAIIDEQEGIPDLTTIDIRKQVLVPNPENLEALLKLKSKTPARIGVWRSGPRYKTETLLRFRADHAVAMDAVFTDVSEELLQEMNLFSVKTMCRNKDEYLTRPDLGRKFDDDSIKMIKEKCKANPQVQIYVSDGLSSTAIEANVKDVLPAIIQGLKAYGIEVGTPFFVKYGRVPAMDVISEVTGADVTCVLIGERPGLATAESMSAYMAYKATVNMPEARRTVVSNIHRGGTPPVEAGAHIAEIIKLMIEKKASGIDLKL is encoded by the coding sequence GTGGTAAAAGAAGACGATTTAAGAAAGATAGTTGAACAAGTTTTAACAGAGATGGGATATTCTTCTCTACCTGAAAAAGCTATAAATACTATAAAAGAAGCTATAATTGATGAACAAGAAGGGATTCCAGATCTGACAACTATTGATATTAGAAAACAGGTGCTGGTTCCTAATCCTGAAAATTTAGAAGCTTTATTAAAATTAAAGAGCAAGACACCTGCAAGAATTGGGGTTTGGAGATCAGGGCCAAGATATAAGACAGAAACACTTTTAAGATTTAGGGCAGATCATGCTGTGGCAATGGATGCAGTATTTACTGACGTTTCTGAGGAGTTATTACAGGAAATGAATCTGTTTTCAGTTAAGACGATGTGCAGAAATAAAGATGAATATTTAACAAGACCGGATTTAGGAAGAAAATTTGATGATGATTCCATAAAAATGATTAAAGAAAAATGCAAAGCTAATCCGCAAGTTCAAATATACGTATCTGACGGATTAAGTTCAACTGCAATTGAGGCAAATGTGAAGGATGTTTTACCGGCAATTATTCAAGGTTTAAAAGCATATGGAATTGAAGTTGGAACACCATTCTTTGTAAAATACGGAAGAGTTCCTGCTATGGATGTAATTTCGGAAGTAACAGGAGCAGATGTAACATGTGTTTTAATTGGTGAAAGACCAGGTTTAGCTACAGCAGAAAGTATGAGTGCATACATGGCGTATAAGGCAACTGTAAATATGCCAGAAGCAAGAAGGACAGTTGTTTCAAATATTCATAGAGGTGGAACACCGCCGGTTGAAGCAGGTGCTCATATTGCAGAAATAATTAAGCTAATGATTGAGAAGAAAGCAAGTGGAATTGATTTGAAATTATGA
- the eutL gene encoding ethanolamine utilization microcompartment protein EutL — MKNDPIRATVLSVKIIPNVNPDMASALKLEPNQKSVGIITTNIDDVSYTALDEATKKADVQVVYARSMYAGSANASTKLAGEFIGIIAGPNPAEVKSGLNAAIQFIENDACFYSANDDDSIVYYAHCISRTGSYLSKVAGIEEGEALAYLIAPPLEATYALDAALKAADVKLAAFYGPPTETNFAGGLLTGSQSACKAACEAFANAVKYVADNPLSY, encoded by the coding sequence ATGAAAAATGATCCTATTCGTGCGACGGTTTTAAGTGTTAAGATAATTCCAAATGTAAATCCAGATATGGCTAGTGCACTAAAATTAGAGCCAAATCAAAAAAGTGTAGGTATTATAACTACAAATATAGATGATGTTTCTTACACTGCTTTAGATGAAGCAACAAAAAAGGCAGATGTTCAAGTAGTCTATGCAAGATCTATGTATGCTGGTTCAGCAAATGCTAGCACAAAGTTGGCAGGGGAGTTTATTGGTATTATTGCAGGTCCAAATCCTGCTGAAGTAAAAAGTGGATTAAATGCTGCAATACAATTTATTGAAAATGATGCTTGCTTTTATAGTGCAAATGACGATGATAGCATTGTTTATTATGCTCACTGTATATCAAGAACAGGTTCATATCTTTCAAAGGTTGCAGGAATAGAAGAAGGAGAGGCTTTGGCTTACTTAATTGCACCTCCGCTTGAAGCAACTTATGCGCTAGATGCTGCTCTCAAGGCTGCAGATGTTAAATTAGCGGCATTTTATGGACCACCAACAGAAACAAACTTTGCTGGCGGATTATTAACTGGAAGCCAGTCTGCTTGTAAAGCTGCCTGTGAAGCTTTTGCAAATGCTGTTAAATATGTAGCTGATAATCCATTAAGTTATTAA
- a CDS encoding BMC domain-containing protein encodes MKMKREALGIIETYGFTDFIVAFDIALKSANVKYLSHCFVRAGLVSGYIQGDVSDVEEALQSVKSYFQTFKKNIKIHCIPRPYEDTCNLIEPLCGEKDEVIVIEKKKEIEDDVSMKVEAILGTHFDELKNMKTVDLRKLARQLDSLSIPRDKIKFARKDELIKAIIEFCERKLR; translated from the coding sequence ATGAAGATGAAAAGAGAAGCTTTGGGAATAATTGAAACCTATGGATTTACTGATTTTATCGTAGCTTTTGATATTGCTTTAAAGAGTGCTAACGTTAAATATCTAAGTCATTGCTTCGTTAGAGCTGGATTAGTTTCTGGATATATTCAAGGTGATGTTTCAGATGTTGAGGAAGCGTTGCAGTCGGTTAAGAGTTATTTTCAAACGTTTAAGAAGAATATAAAAATTCATTGTATACCTCGTCCTTATGAAGATACCTGCAACCTAATTGAGCCTTTGTGTGGGGAAAAAGATGAAGTAATAGTCATAGAAAAGAAAAAAGAAATTGAGGATGATGTATCCATGAAAGTTGAGGCTATTTTAGGAACTCATTTTGATGAATTGAAAAATATGAAAACAGTAGACTTAAGAAAATTAGCGAGGCAATTAGATAGTCTGTCAATTCCAAGAGATAAAATAAAATTTGCAAGAAAAGATGAACTCATTAAAGCTATTATCGAGTTCTGTGAAAGGAAGTTGAGATGA
- a CDS encoding acetaldehyde dehydrogenase (acetylating), whose amino-acid sequence MDRDLISIQEARDLVRRAKEAQFKLSNLSQKELDEIVRSMAEEAYQNSERLAKMAVEETGFGKYEDKIIKNKFASKIVFESIKEVKTVGILKNDDINKILEIGVPIGIIAALIPSTNPTSTTIYKALIAIKSGNAIVFSPHPAAARCILETAKILEKAAIKSGAPEGIIGCLQNPTLEATNELMKNKDVALILATGGSAMVRAAYSSGKPALGVGPGNVPAFIERTADIPLSVKRIIESKTFDNGTICASEQAIVTENCIKEKVKEELILQGGYFLDEEEARKVAKVLVNPCGGLNPRIVGQPAIKIAQMAGLEIPDNIKVLIKEEKGVGKEFPFSMEKLSPILAFYTEENWEKACEKCIEILNFGGLGHTLVIHSNNEEVIMEFALKKPVSRLLINTSASQGAIGATTNLQPALTLGCGSIGGSSTSDNIGPLHLINIRRIAYGIRETNEIFSNSNEDKVDLDYLKKLIINEINKIKKGGVLNG is encoded by the coding sequence ATGGACAGAGACTTAATTTCCATCCAGGAAGCAAGGGATCTTGTAAGAAGAGCAAAGGAAGCACAGTTTAAGCTTTCAAATCTTTCTCAGAAAGAATTAGATGAAATTGTAAGATCTATGGCTGAAGAAGCATATCAAAACTCGGAAAGACTTGCTAAAATGGCAGTTGAAGAAACAGGGTTTGGTAAATATGAAGACAAAATAATTAAAAACAAATTTGCAAGCAAAATAGTTTTCGAAAGCATAAAAGAAGTTAAAACAGTAGGAATACTTAAAAATGATGATATAAATAAAATTTTAGAAATAGGTGTCCCAATAGGGATTATTGCTGCATTAATTCCATCAACGAATCCAACTTCTACAACAATTTATAAAGCTCTTATAGCAATTAAATCTGGTAATGCAATAGTTTTTAGTCCTCATCCCGCAGCAGCACGTTGTATTTTAGAAACAGCAAAGATACTAGAGAAGGCAGCAATAAAATCTGGAGCACCAGAAGGTATAATTGGCTGTTTACAAAATCCTACCTTAGAAGCAACTAATGAACTTATGAAGAATAAAGATGTAGCTTTGATTTTAGCAACAGGCGGTTCAGCAATGGTAAGAGCTGCATATAGTTCAGGAAAGCCTGCTCTTGGCGTTGGGCCAGGAAATGTCCCTGCTTTTATAGAGAGAACAGCAGATATTCCGTTATCTGTTAAGAGAATAATTGAAAGTAAAACATTTGACAATGGAACTATTTGTGCATCTGAACAAGCTATAGTAACAGAAAATTGCATTAAAGAAAAAGTGAAAGAGGAACTAATACTACAAGGTGGGTATTTCTTAGATGAAGAAGAAGCAAGGAAGGTTGCAAAAGTATTAGTTAACCCATGCGGAGGTCTAAATCCAAGAATAGTGGGGCAACCAGCAATAAAAATAGCTCAAATGGCAGGATTAGAGATTCCAGATAATATTAAGGTTTTAATAAAGGAAGAAAAAGGTGTGGGTAAAGAATTTCCATTTTCGATGGAAAAATTATCGCCTATATTAGCCTTTTATACTGAAGAAAACTGGGAAAAGGCCTGTGAAAAATGTATTGAAATTTTAAATTTTGGAGGACTAGGTCATACGCTTGTTATACATTCAAATAATGAAGAGGTTATTATGGAATTTGCTTTGAAAAAGCCAGTATCTAGGCTATTGATTAATACATCTGCATCACAAGGAGCAATAGGAGCTACGACTAATTTACAGCCAGCTCTTACATTGGGATGTGGAAGTATTGGTGGAAGTTCAACTTCGGATAATATAGGACCTTTACACTTAATAAACATAAGAAGAATAGCCTATGGGATAAGAGAGACAAATGAGATTTTTAGCAACAGCAATGAAGATAAAGTAGATTTAGACTATCTAAAAAAATTAATAATAAATGAAATAAATAAAATTAAAAAAGGAGGAGTTTTAAATGGCTAA
- a CDS encoding BMC domain-containing protein: MANTNALGMIETKGLVGAIEAADAMVKAANVTLIGKVLVGGGLVTVMVRGDVGAVKAATDAGAAAAERVGELISVHVIPRPHGEVELILPKAE, encoded by the coding sequence ATGGCTAATACAAATGCTCTTGGTATGATTGAAACAAAAGGTTTGGTTGGAGCTATTGAGGCTGCTGACGCAATGGTTAAGGCTGCGAATGTTACTTTGATAGGAAAGGTTCTTGTAGGTGGAGGACTTGTAACTGTAATGGTTAGAGGAGATGTAGGGGCAGTTAAGGCGGCAACAGATGCAGGTGCTGCAGCTGCAGAAAGAGTTGGGGAATTGATATCAGTTCACGTAATTCCTAGACCACACGGAGAAGTAGAACTGATTCTTCCAAAGGCAGAATGA
- the pduL gene encoding phosphate propanoyltransferase codes for MEVFLDNLAKNIVRNIKCQRLIPIEASGRHVHLSIQHVIELFGKDYELKIKKELSQKGQYQYEEKVMLIGPKGVYKDVSILGPPRSKTQVEISKTDAIFLGVDAPLRDSGNLSKSPSIIIATDKAAIRIAEGVIIARRHIHMNEKDAIEFSVKDKQLVSVKILSQRPVIFEEVLVRVNRDYSLTMHIDYDEANACGYIDGVYGRLIV; via the coding sequence GTGGAAGTTTTTTTGGATAATTTAGCAAAAAATATTGTAAGAAACATTAAATGTCAAAGACTAATCCCTATCGAGGCATCTGGAAGGCATGTTCACTTAAGTATTCAGCATGTGATTGAACTTTTTGGAAAAGATTATGAATTAAAAATTAAGAAGGAATTATCTCAAAAAGGACAGTATCAGTATGAGGAAAAGGTTATGTTGATTGGGCCTAAGGGAGTTTATAAAGATGTTTCGATATTGGGTCCACCTAGGAGTAAAACGCAAGTTGAAATTTCTAAAACTGATGCGATATTTTTAGGAGTTGATGCTCCTTTAAGGGATTCAGGCAATTTAAGTAAATCGCCATCTATAATAATTGCAACTGATAAGGCAGCAATTAGAATTGCAGAAGGAGTTATTATTGCTAGGAGACATATTCATATGAACGAAAAAGATGCAATAGAATTTAGTGTTAAAGACAAGCAATTAGTTAGTGTGAAAATATTAAGTCAACGTCCTGTTATTTTTGAAGAAGTTTTAGTTAGAGTTAATAGGGATTATTCTTTAACAATGCATATAGATTATGATGAAGCTAATGCATGTGGATATATAGATGGAGTCTACGGAAGGTTAATAGTTTAG